One Entelurus aequoreus isolate RoL-2023_Sb linkage group LG09, RoL_Eaeq_v1.1, whole genome shotgun sequence genomic window carries:
- the LOC133657625 gene encoding uncharacterized protein LOC133657625, which produces MSACFGKTQEAEMSAKMIKRGKRHYSPKGNDAKWFPHPDVPQTEGRNRELSTSTGLMLTQVTDSLPQAFDFERFPKVRIEHKTRTYPVSDINNRLSLHDNIIVFDDGAGRRKCPQDASMHRSHFCLCHDGRKGSVKVGDSIYRADYATQPTVEDTTATRRFPRDHKTKCEKTATAPGEGDFMWFGKHNRDEEISMEVLGFANLKTSIRP; this is translated from the exons ATGTCTGCGTGTTTTGGTAAAACCCAGGAGGCCGAAATGTCTGCCAAAATGATCAAAAGGGGAAAGCGGCATTATTCTCCCAAGGGCAACGACGCCAAATGG TTTCCTCACCCAGATGTGCCGCAGACCGAGGGCAGGAATCGCGAGCTGTCCACCAGCACCGGGCTCATGCTGACCCAAGTGACCGACTCGCTGCCACAGGCCTTCGACTTCGAACGCTTTCCGAAAGTGCGGATCGAGCAC AAAACCAGGACATATCCAGTGTCAGACATCAACAACAGGCTTTCCCTCCACGACAATATCATCGTTTTCGACGAC GGCGCGGGACGCAGAAAGTGCCCGCAGGACGCCAGCATGCACAGATCTCACTTCTGCCTGTGCCACGACGGCCGCAAAGGCAGCGTCAAAGTGGGCGACTCCATCTACCGGGCCGACTACGCCACGCAGCCGACCGTGGAGGATACCACCGCCACCAGGCGCTTCCCGCGTGACCACAAGACGAAGTGCGAGAAGACGGCTACGGCGCCGGGGGAAGGGGACTTCATGTGGTTTGGGAAACATAACCGTGACGAAGAGATCAGCATGGAAGTGCTGGGCTTCGCCAACCTTAAAACATCCATCCGGCCGTAG